A genome region from Phocoena sinus isolate mPhoSin1 chromosome 16, mPhoSin1.pri, whole genome shotgun sequence includes the following:
- the LOC116742046 gene encoding uncharacterized protein LOC116742046 isoform X1, with translation MVATPPTLSKQLCVLTGVACVYLTGHRASPLGGREEEEAAVGAGFQGDARPGCELDQVHSGSSGKPRFLPVDLDLNFLKKLPVEPIVAFAAGGGWGLTSGQNVWVWHLSGCPCGRSSLWTEPGLHSLLTLQVDGWTRGQVGAVLGLGSSQVFSAGRGPEAPRGLHLDSWCRRGRVRLWPKPKPRGPRTCTVRLPWPFCTEAWPRLALSQRRGFLL, from the exons ATGGTGGCCACTCCGCCGACTCTGAGTAAACAGCTGTGTGTTCTCACTGGAGTCGCCTGTGTTTATCTTACAGGGCATCGTGCCTCCCCACTGggtggaagagaagaggaggaggccgCGGTGGGAGCAGGGTTCCAGGGAGACGCCCGGCCTGGTTGCGAGTTGGACCAG GTTCATTCAGGTTCCTCCGGCAAACCTCGATTTCTTCCTGTCGATTTGGACTTGAACTTCCTGAAGAAGCTCCCAGTGGAGCCGATCGTGGCTTTTGCCGCTGGCGGAGGCTGGGGTCTCACCTCAGGGCAGAATGTCTGGGTCTGGCACCTGTCAGGCTGCCCCTGTGGGCGAAGTTCCCTTTGGACAGAGCCGGGGCTCCACTCCCTACTGACCTTGCAGGTAGACGGGTGGACTCGGGGACAGGTGGGGGCTGTGCTGGGCTTGGGCTCCTCACAGGTATTCTCCGCGGGGCGGGGCCCGGAGGCCCCCCGTGGGCTGCACTTGGATTCCTGGTGCAGGCGGGGCCGGGTTAGACTGTGGCCGAAGCCGAAGCCAAGGGGGCCCCGGACCTGCACGGTTAGGCTGCCTTGGCCATTCTGCACGGAGGCCTGGCCGAGGCTGGCCCTCTCCCAGCGCCGGGGATTCCTGCTCTGA
- the LOC116742046 gene encoding uncharacterized protein LOC116742046 isoform X2 — MSFLCWSEATHSLAPGHRASPLGGREEEEAAVGAGFQGDARPGCELDQVHSGSSGKPRFLPVDLDLNFLKKLPVEPIVAFAAGGGWGLTSGQNVWVWHLSGCPCGRSSLWTEPGLHSLLTLQVDGWTRGQVGAVLGLGSSQVFSAGRGPEAPRGLHLDSWCRRGRVRLWPKPKPRGPRTCTVRLPWPFCTEAWPRLALSQRRGFLL; from the exons ATGTCATTTCTTTGTTGGAGCGAAGCAACACATTCTTTGGCGCCTG GGCATCGTGCCTCCCCACTGggtggaagagaagaggaggaggccgCGGTGGGAGCAGGGTTCCAGGGAGACGCCCGGCCTGGTTGCGAGTTGGACCAG GTTCATTCAGGTTCCTCCGGCAAACCTCGATTTCTTCCTGTCGATTTGGACTTGAACTTCCTGAAGAAGCTCCCAGTGGAGCCGATCGTGGCTTTTGCCGCTGGCGGAGGCTGGGGTCTCACCTCAGGGCAGAATGTCTGGGTCTGGCACCTGTCAGGCTGCCCCTGTGGGCGAAGTTCCCTTTGGACAGAGCCGGGGCTCCACTCCCTACTGACCTTGCAGGTAGACGGGTGGACTCGGGGACAGGTGGGGGCTGTGCTGGGCTTGGGCTCCTCACAGGTATTCTCCGCGGGGCGGGGCCCGGAGGCCCCCCGTGGGCTGCACTTGGATTCCTGGTGCAGGCGGGGCCGGGTTAGACTGTGGCCGAAGCCGAAGCCAAGGGGGCCCCGGACCTGCACGGTTAGGCTGCCTTGGCCATTCTGCACGGAGGCCTGGCCGAGGCTGGCCCTCTCCCAGCGCCGGGGATTCCTGCTCTGA